A single genomic interval of Methanobrevibacter boviskoreani JH1 harbors:
- the ahaH gene encoding ATP synthase archaeal subunit H yields the protein MAEISEAISMIKKAESDAVQVVEDAKVKSEDLINEATAKSNQLMEEAKSNASHEAEVTVLNSEEEAKKEAEQIKAQSEKNVESIKAKSSVNVDEAASVIVEKLL from the coding sequence ATGGCAGAAATATCAGAGGCTATCTCAATGATTAAAAAGGCTGAAAGTGATGCTGTTCAAGTAGTGGAAGATGCTAAAGTTAAATCTGAAGATTTAATTAATGAAGCTACTGCTAAATCTAACCAATTAATGGAAGAAGCTAAAAGTAATGCATCACATGAGGCTGAGGTCACTGTTTTAAATTCAGAAGAAGAAGCTAAAAAAGAGGCTGAACAAATTAAAGCTCAATCTGAAAAAAATGTTGAGTCTATTAAAGCTAAATCTTCAGTGAATGTTGATGAAGCAGCTTCTGTTATTGTTGAAAAATTGTTGTAG